The following coding sequences lie in one Glycine soja cultivar W05 chromosome 16, ASM419377v2, whole genome shotgun sequence genomic window:
- the LOC114390304 gene encoding phosphatidylinositol 4-kinase gamma 4-like, with protein MSSAGVTTLSPVPRELLLSPDGYYTPLHLSLDQEFIFIYLSYYGSLTPMRVLPCDTIESVKLKIQKSEGLPSLTNKQKLVCDGRELARSNSLLKEYGVTEGNVLHLVIRLSDLQTISVRTSSGKDFTFQVERCRDVGYVKQQIAKKEKRFADPEQQEVVCNGELLEDQTLIDGICSKYNDAVIHLFVRVKYAEVRTGQDELSVVAKELKDTKDYDVSETNCRKKYDVSKEDTGREYGVVEPIVPRKAIDRDLLLEPVIVNKKIELASEVWNMINSTYEGLDSGNYPIRSAEGTGGAYFMLDSTGQKYISVFKPIDEEPMAVNNPRGLPFSEDGEGLKKGTTVGQGAFREVAAYILDHPMSGRRSLFGDEKGFAGVPPTVMVKCLHKGFNHPGDLTAKIGSLQMFMENNGSCEDIGPGAFPVKEVHKISVLDMRLANADRHAGNILIGKEKENDQAVLIPIDHGYCLPTSFEDCTFEWLYWPQARQPYSPEIIDYIKSLDADEDIALLKFHGWNLPVECARTLQISTMLLKKGVERGMTPFAIGSLMCRESLNKESVIEGIVKAALDSVLPGTSEATFLDAVSEIMDQHLD; from the exons ATGTCGTCTGCTGGTGTCACCACTCTTAGCCCTGTTCCAAGGGAACTATTGTTGTCCCCAGATGGATACTATACCCCATTGCACTTGTCATTGGATCAAgagtttattttcatatatctgTCCTATTATGGATCTTTGACTCCAATGCGGGTTCTTCCCTGCGATACCATCGAGTCTGTGAAACTCAAAATCCAGAAGTCTGAGGGGCTTCCTTCATtgacaaacaaacaaaagttgGTTTGCGATGGGCGGGAGCTAGCGCGGAGCAATTCCCTGCTGAAAGAATATGGGGTTACGGAAGGAAATGTTTTGCATTTGGTTATTAGGCTGTCGGATCTCCAGACCATCAGTGTGAGAACTTCTTCCGGGAAGGACTTCACTTTTCAGGTGGAGAGATGCAGAGATGTCGGGTATGTTAAGCAACAGATTGCGAAGAAGGAGAAGCGCTTTGCTGATCCTGAACAGCAGGAAGTTGTGTGTAACGGGGAGCTGCTTGAGGATCAGACGCTTATTGATGGTATCTGCAGTAAATATAACGATGCAGTGATTCATCTTTTTGTTAGGGTGAAATATGCAGAAGTTAGGACGGGACAAGATGAGTTGTCCGTTGTGGCAAAGGAGTTGAAAGATACAAAAGATTATGATGTTAGTGAAACTAATTGTAGGAAAAAATATGATGTTAGTAAAGAAGATACAGGAAGGGAGTATGGAGTCGTTGAGCCAATTGTGCCGAGGAAGGCTATTGATAGGGATCTTCTTTTGGAGCCGGTTattgttaacaaaaaaattgaattagctTCTGAGGTTTGGAATATGATAAACTCTACATATGAAGGGCTAGACAGTGGAAATTATCCAATCAGATCTGCAGAGGGTACAGGGGGTGCTTACTTTATGCTTGATTCAACCGGGCAAAAGTACATATCTGTTTTTAAGCCCATTGATGAAGAGCCAATGGCTGTGAATAACCCTAGAGGTTTACCTTTCTCTGAAGATGGTGAAGGCTTAAAGAAGGGTACAACAGTTGGTCAGGGAGCATTCAGGGAAGTTGCAGCTTATATTTTGGATCATCCAATGAGTGGCCGCCGATCATTATTTGGTGATGAGAAGGGATTTGCTGGGGTTCCCCCGACTGTTATGGTTAAGTGCTTGCATAAAGGATTTAACCATCCTGGAGACTTGACTGCTAAGATTGGCTCCTTGCAAATGTTCATGGAGAATAATGGAAGCTGCGAGGATATCGGACCTGGGGCTTTCCCAGTGAAGGAAGTGCATAAAATTTCAGTACTGGACATGCGACTCGCAAACGCAGATAGACATGCTGGGAATATTTTGATTggcaaagagaaggaaaatgacCAGGCTGTTTTGATTCCAATTGATCATGGATACTGCTTGCCCACAAGT TTTGAGGATTGTACCTTTGAATGGCTTTATTGGCCTCAAGCTCGCCAGCCATACTCTCCAGAGATCATTGACTATATAAAGTCACTGGATGCTGATGAAGATATTGCCCTTTTGAAGTTTCATGGATGGAATCTTCCAGTTGAATGCGCCCGCACTCTTCAAATCTCAACCATGCTTCTGAAGAAAGGAGTGGAGAGGGGGATGACCCCCTTTGCCATTGGAAGTCTTATGTGCAGGGAATCCTTGAACAAGGAGTCTGTGATTGAGGGAATTGTAAAGGCAGCTCTGGATTCTGTTCTTCCTGGCACAAGTGAAGCCACGTTTCTGGATGCTGTTTCTGAAATCATGGACCAGCACCTTGATTAG
- the LOC114390495 gene encoding uncharacterized protein LOC114390495, with protein MEILNISNPTNFSIPTFCHPKTLTSKFTSNNIKPTSPFRRTSFSLYLSRSAAIKFQTWAHSGRPSNRRNSLRKKLLRDHKVNPNQIPNDPFSVSGNGVEESGVGVQGVSVVNNVVEAEKPKSKILRESVLWNKLENWVDQYKKDVEYWGVGSGPIFTVYEDSLGAVERVVVDEDQILKRSKVRRDAVENLAEVRSKILNAKNIAREMESGNNVIARNSSVAKFVVEGKEEGGGFVKAVQGFVAKPRLLPRLSWVGRKVLYVLVVVWVVKKLFVAFGERDKEVEYTATEKEMMRRKIKAREEKEKLTKRAVEVVVESSEAPVVDIKKPKLDKEQLRNSILKVTGSADKLVVHDSSDKVKTRSTEMDYKVQEIREMARQARKIEGSNGVVGNRDMETDDPVIEISSDDSEQYDGLSNHQNEVSKETTDSNTIMQSVSVDVPESIDNSVLHEEVPTHKGNLYALDAIVPGDREIKKQEIEFSENDVHLKDSENGKPSDTPINGSSMTNESSVKKKPRIIRSVKEARDYLSKKHDKQDPGTSTECKIELAKENIADMKSSSVIDLNGQKYQNLEKNTIVSKSDTLNGILDSKPLINSSDDSDQKDKEVSPRKNEYIKGSGIEPGLEELQKDETTLDQEVSGISTETRLPVKPENWLEIKLHKVEPIIEQIRSDALDGVSDSKAATSPSEDSNQKDKEFSPTKDDYFKDSGVEPGLGNLQESDTTLDHEINGIGTETRLPVKPENWPDKSLIEVEHSRSDALNGLSDSKSATNAREDSNQKNKKFGTTKDDYLKDAGVEPGIRNHQKSGTTLDSEVNGISTETRGSGKTENWLEKNFHEVEPIVKQIRAGFRNNYMAAKERVNQTLDIPTEMESLGGVEDDGELDWMQDDHLRDIVFRVRENELSGRDPFYLMNDEDKDTFFRGLEKKVEKENKKLSDIHEWLHSNIENLDYGADGISIYDPPEKIIPRWKGPPVEKIPEFLNEFLDEKKTSSTRNMNPVKKDESGFAITSADSSLQEKVDGSTAPIKKSKNPKTIIEGSDGSIKVGKKSGKEYWQHTKKWSQGFLDCYNDETDPEVKSIMKDMGKGLDRWITEKEIEEAAELMDKLPDRNRSFMEKKLNKIKREMELFGPQAVVSKYREYADDKEEDYLWWLDLSHVLCIELYTVENGEQKVGLYSLEMASDLELEPKPYHVIAFQDPNDCKNLCYIIQAHMEMLGNGHAFVVARPPKDAFREAKANGFGVTVIKKGELQLNIDQPLEEVEEQISEIGSKMYHDMMMKERSVDINTLMKGVFGFSDRSIKRLKRKLKKPRKG; from the exons ATGGAAATTCTCAACATTTCAAACCCCACAAACTTTTCAATCCCCACTTTCTGCCACCCCAAAACCCTCACTTCAAAATTCACCTCAAACAACATCAAACCCACATCCCCATTTCGCAGAACTTCATTTTCTCTCTACCTATCACGCTCCGCCGCCATAAAGTTTCAAACTTGGGCGCACTCCGGCCGACCCAGCAACCGCCGCAACTCCCTGAGGAAGAAGCTCCTCCGTGATCACAAGGTAAACCCTAATCAGATTCCCAACGACCCTTTTTCTGTTTCGGGTAATGGCGTTGAGGAGAGTGGTGTAGGTGTTCAGGGTGTTTCTGTTGTTAACAATGTGGTCGAAGCTGAAAAACCAAAGTCTAAGATTTTGCGTGAGTCTGTTTTGTGGAATAAGTTGGAGAATTGGGTTGACCAGTACAAGAAGGATGTTGAGTATTGGGGTGTAGGGTCTGGTCCTATATTCACTGTTTATGAAGATTCCCTCGGAGCTGTCGAAAGGGTGGTTGTTGATGAAGACCAGATTCTGAAACGAAGCAAGGTTAGGAGAGATGCCGTTGAGAATTTAGCTGAAGTTAGAAGTAAAATTCTGAATGCTAAGAACATTGCTAGGGAGATGGAGAGTGGGAATAATGTGATTGCTAGGAATAGTTCTGTGGCTAAGTTTGTGGTTGAAGGGAAGGAGGAGGGTGGTGGTTTTGTTAAGGCTGTTCAAGGTTTTGTTGCAAAGCCGAGATTGCTTCCGAGGCTTTCCTGGGTTGGGAGGAAAGTGTTGTATGTGTTGGTTGTTGTGTGGGTGGTGAAGAAATTATTTGTTGCTTTTGGAGAAAGAGATAAGGAGGTGGAGTATACGGCAACGGAGAAGGAAATGATGAGGAGAAAGATAAAAGCAagagaggagaaagagaagcTGACGAAGCGCGCTGTTGAAGTTGTTGTTGAATCTTCGGAGGCACCGGTGGTGGACATTAAGAAGCCTAAGTTAGATAAAGAACAACTTAGGAATAGTATTCTGAAAGTTACTGGTTCTGCTGATAAATTGGTAGTGCATGATTCGTCTGATAAAGTGAAAACTAGATCCACAGAGATGGATTATAAAGTtcaagaaataagagaaatggCTAGGCAGGCACGGAAAATTGAGGGAAGCAATGGTGTTGTAGGTAACAGGGATATGGAAACGGATGACCCTGTGATTGAGATATCATCTGATGATAGTGAACAATATGATGGTTTAAGTAATCATCAAAATGAAGTTTCAAAGGAAACAACAGATAGTAATACCATTATGCAATCAGTTTCTGTTGATGTCCCAGAGAGCATTGATAATTCAGTCCTGCATGAGGAAGTCCCCACACATAAAGGCAATTTATATGCTTTGGATGCCATAGTTCCTGGTGATAGGGAGATCAAGAAACAAGAAATAGAATTTTCTGAAAATGATGTGCACCTGAAGGACAGTGAAAATGGAAAGCCCTCAGATACTCCTATTAATGGCTCATCTATGACAAATGAAAGTTCTGTGAAGAAGAAACCTAGGATCATACGGTCTGTTAAGGAAGCTAGGGATTATCTTTCGAAAAAACATGACAAACAAGATCCTGGCACTAGCACGGAATGTAAAATTGAACTCGCGAAAGAAAATATTGCTGATATGAAATCTTCAAGTGTTATTGATTTAAATGGCCAGAAGTACCAGAATTTGGAGAAGAATACAATTGTGTCTAAAAGTGACACATTAAATGGAATATTGGATTCTAAGCCTCTCATAAATTCTAGCGATGATTCTGATCAGAAGGATAAGGAAGTTAGCCCAAGAAAGAATGAATACATCAAAGGTTCTGGTATTGAACCTGGATTGGAAGAGCTTCAAAAGGATGAGACCACTTTAGACCAAGAAGTCAGTGGCATTAGTACAGAGACAAGGCTACCTGTAAAGCCAGAAAATTGGCTGGAGATAAAACTCCACAAAGTTGAGCCCATAATTGAGCAAATTAGAAGTGATGCTTTAGATGGAGTATCAGATTCTAAGGCTGCCACAAGTCCTAGTGAAGATTCTAATCAGAAGGATAAGGAATTTAGCCCAACAAAGGATGACTACTTCAAAGACTCTGGTGTTGAACCTGGCCTAGGAAACCTTCAAGAGTCTGACACCACTTTAGACCATGAAATTAATGGCATTGGTACAGAGACACGGCTGCCTGTAAAGCCAGAAAATTGGCCAGACAAAAGCCTCATTGAAGTTGAGCATAGCAGGAGTGATGCTTTAAATGGATTATCAGATTCTAAGTCTGCCACAAATGCCAGGGAAGATTCCAATCAGAAGAATAAGAAATTTGGCACTACAAAGGATGACTACCTCAAAGATGCTGGTGTTGAACCTGGAATAAGAAACCATCAAAAGTCAGGCACCACTTTAGACAGTGAAGTTAATGGCATTAGTACAGAGACAAGGGGCTCTGGAAAGACAGAAAACTGGCTGGAGAAAAACTTCCATGAAGTTGAGCCTATAGTTAAGCAAATTAGAGCAGGATTTAGAAATAACTACATGGCTGCAAAAGAGAGAGTCAATCAAACTTTAGATATACCAACTGAGATGGAATCACTTGGGGGTGTTGAAGATGATGGAGAACTTGACTGGATGCAGGATGATCATCTTAGAGATATTGTCTTTCGAGTCCGTGAGAATGAGCTGTCTGGACGGGACCCATTTTATTTGATGAATGATGAAGATAAGGACACATTTTTTAGAGGTCTTgagaaaaaagtggagaaagagaataaaaaacttTCTGACATACATGAATGGCTCCATTCAAATATTGAAAATCTTGATTACGGAGCAG ATGGCATTAGTATATATGACCCACCGGAGAAAATCATACCACGCTGGAAAGGGCCTCCTGTGGAGAAAATTCCCGAGTTTCTCAATGAATTTCTCGATGAAAAAAAGACAAGTTCCACCAGAAATATGAACCCAGTGAAGAAGGATGAGAGTGGCTTTGCTATAACATCAGCTGATTCCTCTTTACAAGAAAAGGTTGATGGCTCTACAGCACCTATTAAGAAGTCGAAAAATCCAAAGACTATTATTGAAGGAAGTGATGGTTCAATTAAAGTTGGCAAAAAATCAGGTAAGGAATATTGGCAGCACACAAAGAAATGGTCCCAAGGTTTTTTGGACTGTTACAATGATGAGACAGACCCAGAAGTAAAGTCCATAATGAAGGATATGGGGAAGGGTTTGGATCGATGGATCactgaaaaagaaatagaggaaGCAGCTGAACTAATGGACAAACTACCTGATAGGAATAGGAGTTTCATGGAAAAGAAACTCAACAAGATTAAAAGAGAGATGGAGTTGTTTGGACCGCAAGCAGTGGTTAGCAAATATCGTGAATATGCAGACGACAAAGAGGAAGATTACTTATGGTGGTTAGATCTTTCACACGTACTG TGCATTGAATTGTACACAGTTGAGAATGGAGAGCAGAAAGTAGGACTTTATTCATTGGAGATGGCTTCAGATCTTGAATTGGAACCTAAGCCATATCATGTGATTGCTTTCCAAGATCCCAATGACTGCAAAAACCTTTGTTACATAATTCAGGCTCATATGGAAATGCTGGGAAATGGTCATGCCTTTGTTGTTGCACGGCCTCCTAAG GATGCTTTTCGAGAAGCTAAAGCAAATGGGTTTGGTGTTACGGTCATCAAGAAAGGTGAACTTCAGCTCAATATAGACCAACCACTAGAAGAAGTAGAGGAACAAATTTCAGAGATTGGCAGCAAAATGTATCATGATATGATGATGAAGGAGCGGTCTGTGGATATAAACACATTAATGAAAGGTGTATTTGGTTTTAGTGACCGGTCCATCAAGAG GTTAAAGAGGAAGTTGAAGAAACCCAGAAAGGGATGA